In Heyndrickxia vini, the sequence TCTATTCTCTTACCTGCCTTTATAAGTGACAGGTGAAAAATATCCTTTTTGTCGCAATCTTCACTACTAGTAAAGTCAAAAATAAAGTTTTCAGTTACAACCTCGTACTTTGCAAGGACGGTTATTATATCCATTAAAAGTTCATCATAAATATCGGTACGAGGATCCTGATTTATTTTTGTGATTCTATATAAGTCCACTTGAATAAATCCTAAATGTTTAGAATATGCCAAAGATAAACCTCCCATTAAAACATTTTCTGCGGATTTACTAATGTGTTTATAGCAAACACGAGGGCATCATTAAAAGCAGTACGATATGCTAATTTCGTTTGGATATGTACCTGCTCAAAAATGTTAGCTCTAATATCATCAATAAATTCATCTTTTTTTGTTTCATCCTCAAACTTCCCAAATTGGGCAAGTTTTTCATCTAGATCTTTATGGAGTAATTCTGAATACATCACATACTCATCACTTGTGATAATTTGTTCGAGTCTTTCTTCAATTAGCCTATTAACTACCTTTTGAAAGCCGTCAATCATAAAAAAACCGCCCTTCTTTATTCTAAAAATGAATATATTCATAATTAGAATATAACACGAAATATATTGATTGTAAAATTCAATAACGATACGATTACTAATAATGTTGTGTAGAAGGTTGGAATTGAAATATGAGTGATTTATTAATTGGAAGACTAATCAAGGAACTTAGAAAGAAAAATAATATGACAATGGTTGACTTCGCAAAAAAAATAAAAATATCACAACCGTCCTTATCTAAGATTGAATCAGGAAGACAAGAAGTAACGTTTTCCCTGTTGGAATCTATATGTAAGGAATTTGACATTACAAGAAGTCAATTTTTTCAAATGCTTGAAAGGGATAATATATATCACCAAACTTCTTTGACTTGGAATTTCGAGGAATCTGTGGATGCAAACAAAGAAATTGAACATAAAATAGGAAAGTTAGTTTCCAAGATGACGTTTGAACAAAAAAGAGCATTGTTCATTTTTTTATTTTCCAGTATCAAAGAATGAGAATGAAATACATAAAAAAAACGCAGTCCGACTCTTTTATGAATCGGACTGCTCAACTTTTTGCTCAATTTTTTTTACAGTTCTATTTATGTTCCGAAGAGGTTCCGAATAATATATCCCATTCGGAACATTATTCCTTAATTGTTTTTCCTTTTATATAAAGGTTTTTAATGAGTAAATCAGTACTATGTTCCGAAATACTAATTTTTTTACTATTTTTGAAAGAAAGTATAACCTACAGGGTGTAATTTATATACCAACGCTCTCTCAAAAGTAATGGAACGTTGGAACAATATGTTGTTAAACCTTGATATTACTGAATTTTAGACGTTTCATCTTATCTGTTAATTTCGGAACGTCATTTGGAACTTTCTCTACAGATTTCATTTATAGAAGTAAATCATTGTATCGGGCAACTCAGGATGAACAATGCCA encodes:
- a CDS encoding helix-turn-helix domain-containing protein; its protein translation is MSDLLIGRLIKELRKKNNMTMVDFAKKIKISQPSLSKIESGRQEVTFSLLESICKEFDITRSQFFQMLERDNIYHQTSLTWNFEESVDANKEIEHKIGKLVSKMTFEQKRALFIFLFSSIKE